The following are encoded in a window of Microbacterium sp. LWO13-1.2 genomic DNA:
- a CDS encoding phosphoglyceromutase, whose amino-acid sequence MTATRTLILLRHGRSEWNELNLFTGWVDVRLNEQGKAEAQRGGELLAEAGILPDVLHTSLLSRAIQTANIALDAADRLWIPVTRSWRLNERHYGALQGKDKAQTLAEFGPEQFQLWRRSFDVPPPLLDDDSEFSQVNDPRYDGIDGEVPRTESLKLVIDRMLPYWESAIVPDLEAGKTVLVTAHGNSLRGLVKHLEGISDDDIAELNIPTGIPLVYELDENNVPTGPGRYLDPEAAAAGAAAVAAQGKK is encoded by the coding sequence ATGACTGCGACGCGCACCCTGATCCTGCTCCGCCACGGCCGGAGCGAGTGGAACGAACTGAATCTCTTCACCGGTTGGGTGGATGTCCGCCTGAACGAGCAGGGCAAGGCAGAGGCTCAGCGCGGCGGCGAGCTGCTCGCCGAAGCCGGCATCCTCCCGGACGTCCTGCACACCTCACTGCTCAGCCGCGCGATCCAGACCGCGAACATCGCGCTCGATGCGGCCGATCGCCTGTGGATTCCGGTCACCCGCTCCTGGCGACTCAACGAGCGTCACTACGGCGCGCTGCAGGGCAAGGACAAGGCCCAGACGCTCGCGGAATTCGGCCCGGAGCAGTTCCAGCTGTGGCGTCGTTCCTTCGATGTGCCGCCGCCCCTGCTCGACGACGACAGCGAGTTCAGCCAGGTGAACGACCCGCGTTACGACGGCATCGACGGCGAGGTGCCGCGCACCGAGTCGCTCAAGCTGGTCATCGATCGGATGCTGCCCTATTGGGAGAGCGCCATCGTTCCCGACCTTGAGGCGGGCAAGACCGTGCTCGTCACGGCACACGGCAACTCGCTGCGCGGTCTCGTCAAGCACCTCGAGGGCATCAGCGATGACGACATCGCCGAGCTCAACATCCCCACGGGCATCCCGCTGGTGTATGAGCTCGACGAGAACAACGTCCCCACCGGACCCGGCCGCTACCTCGACCCCGAGGCCGCCGCAGCCGGCGCCGCAGCGGTCGCTGCGCAGGGCAAGAAGTAG
- a CDS encoding response regulator transcription factor — MTRILLVEDEPDLADPLAYLLRREGYEVEISEDGPGALTAFRERGADIVLLDLMLPGMPGTEVCRQIRSTSAVPIIMLTAKDSEVDIVVGLELGADDYITKPYSSRELLARMRAVLRRVVQAESELDERVLDGGRVSLDIDRHTVTVAGDLINMPLKEFELLEVLMRNSGRVLTRGQLIDRVWGSDYFGDTKTLDVHIKRIRSRIEVNPGEPVMLVTVRGLGYRFEG; from the coding sequence ATGACCCGCATCCTTCTCGTCGAGGACGAGCCCGATCTCGCCGACCCGCTCGCCTATCTGCTGCGTCGCGAGGGTTACGAGGTCGAGATCTCGGAGGACGGTCCCGGAGCCCTCACCGCCTTCCGTGAGCGCGGCGCGGACATCGTGCTTCTCGATCTGATGCTCCCGGGGATGCCGGGAACCGAGGTGTGCCGTCAGATTCGCTCGACCTCGGCCGTGCCGATCATCATGCTCACGGCCAAGGACTCCGAGGTCGACATCGTGGTCGGGCTCGAACTCGGCGCCGACGACTACATCACGAAGCCGTACTCCTCGCGCGAGTTGCTCGCGCGAATGCGCGCGGTGCTGCGCAGAGTCGTGCAGGCCGAGAGCGAGCTCGATGAGCGTGTGCTGGACGGCGGGCGCGTGTCTCTCGACATCGACCGCCACACGGTCACGGTTGCGGGCGACCTGATCAACATGCCGCTCAAGGAATTCGAACTGCTCGAGGTCCTGATGCGCAATTCCGGGCGGGTGCTCACGCGCGGTCAGCTGATCGATCGCGTGTGGGGGAGCGACTACTTCGGCGATACGAAGACGCTCGACGTGCACATCAAGCGCATCCGTTCGCGCATCGAGGTCAACCCTGGCGAGCCGGTGATGCTGGTCACGGTTCGCGGGCTCGGATACCGCTTCGAGGGCTGA
- a CDS encoding response regulator transcription factor, producing the protein MALLLVLTNAPVSEEVLPALELLSHRVRQIPAEPARLINAPEYDIVIVDGRQDLAAAKSLCRLLRATGQDSPLLLVVTEGGMSAVSGEWGIDDVLLSTAGPAEADARIRLALARRDDAAAPTRVQASGITIDEQSYSAKLHGKPLDLTYKEFQLLHFLATHPSRVFTREQLLSEVWGYDYFGGTRTVDVHVRRLRAKLGDQEQIIGTVRNVGYRFNVYDDESIAAAR; encoded by the coding sequence GTGGCCCTGCTGCTGGTTCTGACCAACGCTCCGGTTTCGGAGGAGGTCCTTCCCGCGCTCGAACTGCTCAGCCATCGAGTGCGCCAGATCCCTGCGGAGCCCGCACGGCTGATCAACGCGCCCGAATATGACATCGTCATCGTCGACGGCAGGCAGGACCTCGCCGCGGCGAAGTCGCTGTGCCGTCTGCTGCGCGCCACCGGGCAGGACTCGCCGCTGCTGCTCGTCGTGACCGAGGGCGGCATGAGCGCCGTCTCCGGCGAATGGGGCATCGACGACGTGCTGCTCTCGACCGCCGGTCCTGCGGAGGCCGATGCCCGCATCCGCCTGGCTCTGGCGCGACGCGACGATGCCGCCGCTCCCACCCGCGTGCAGGCGTCCGGCATCACCATCGACGAGCAGTCGTACTCGGCGAAACTGCACGGCAAACCCCTGGACCTCACCTACAAGGAGTTCCAGCTGCTGCACTTCCTGGCCACCCATCCGTCACGGGTGTTCACCAGGGAGCAGTTGCTCAGCGAGGTTTGGGGATACGACTACTTCGGAGGCACCCGCACTGTCGATGTGCATGTGCGGCGCCTGCGCGCGAAACTCGGCGACCAGGAGCAGATCATCGGCACCGTCCGCAATGTCGGCTACCGGTTCAATGTGTACGACGACGAGTCCATCGCCGCAGCACGGTGA
- a CDS encoding class I SAM-dependent methyltransferase — MASSPLGRPTRGTTGTNRLRRSDRWIAVSSAFRSSPDPLIVDLGYGASGVTAFELAARLRQVRPDAEVIGLEIDPVRVATAREQLEEVRAGRTPFPPDIRVSFARGGFEVPLPDGRRAAVIRAMNVLRQYDEADVAAAWRAMAARLAPDGLLVEGTCDEIGRVSSWVDVTPDGQPARFTISLRLAELEQPSIVAERLPKALIHHNVPGERIHALLTDLDREWARAASLSTFSATQRFLATVAALRDLGWPVRGGRTRWRLGELTLPWDAVAPL; from the coding sequence ATGGCGTCATCTCCACTCGGCCGGCCGACTCGGGGCACCACCGGGACGAACCGTCTCCGCCGGAGCGATCGCTGGATCGCCGTGAGCAGCGCGTTCCGCTCCTCTCCCGATCCGCTCATCGTCGATCTCGGCTACGGGGCGAGCGGCGTGACGGCGTTCGAACTCGCCGCGCGACTGCGGCAGGTGCGACCCGACGCGGAAGTGATCGGCCTGGAGATCGATCCTGTGCGCGTCGCCACGGCTCGCGAGCAGCTCGAGGAGGTGCGCGCCGGCCGCACGCCGTTCCCGCCGGATATCCGCGTCTCCTTCGCCAGGGGCGGGTTCGAGGTGCCGCTCCCCGACGGCAGACGTGCCGCCGTCATCCGCGCGATGAACGTGCTCCGCCAGTACGACGAGGCGGATGTCGCTGCGGCCTGGCGCGCGATGGCCGCGAGACTGGCCCCCGACGGGCTGCTCGTGGAGGGCACGTGCGACGAGATCGGCCGGGTCTCCAGTTGGGTCGACGTGACCCCGGACGGGCAGCCGGCGCGCTTCACGATCTCCCTGCGCCTGGCAGAGCTGGAACAGCCGAGCATCGTGGCCGAGCGTCTGCCGAAGGCCCTGATCCATCACAACGTCCCCGGTGAACGCATCCACGCTCTGCTCACCGACCTCGACCGCGAGTGGGCCAGAGCCGCTTCGCTGTCGACATTCAGCGCGACCCAGCGCTTCCTCGCCACGGTGGCGGCACTGCGCGATCTGGGCTGGCCGGTACGCGGCGGCCGCACCCGCTGGCGCCTGGGCGAGCTCACGCTGCCGTGGGACGCGGTGGCTCCGCTGTAG
- a CDS encoding ATP-binding protein: MSTPQIALIALAIGLVIGVGLSMIVVWAYRARARAEEETSVVVPDGVADVLRSMDDAACVVDTSGLVLARSHAATRFGIDVGANLENQELRQLVRSVRSTGGTDTETMRITRGGLSLDPRLVSARASVLGSRLMLLIIRDVTEQERLDQMRTDFVANTSHELKTPVGAVSLLAEAIESAADDPAQVRIFAARILAEATRLGQLTGRIMSLSRLQAADGLAEVNPVAIDEVITASIEANGVQADSAGVELTRGGDRGVWVRGDAQILIEAVGNLIANAIVYSPRGSRVGVGVKADGDIVEIAVADQGIGISETDRERIFERFYRADEARSRRTGGTGLGLSIVKHATQRHGGEVLLWSRPGRGSTFTIRLPRIDAPEFVDLDQKRKKREKKQARKAAKAAKAAVSARTRNGELI, encoded by the coding sequence ATGAGCACGCCGCAGATCGCCCTGATCGCACTGGCCATCGGCCTGGTCATCGGTGTCGGCCTGTCGATGATCGTGGTGTGGGCGTACCGTGCCCGAGCTCGCGCCGAGGAAGAGACCTCGGTCGTCGTCCCCGACGGTGTCGCGGACGTGCTGCGCAGCATGGATGACGCCGCCTGCGTCGTCGACACGTCGGGGCTCGTGCTCGCGCGGTCGCATGCCGCGACCCGCTTCGGAATCGACGTCGGTGCGAATCTGGAGAATCAGGAGCTGCGTCAACTGGTGCGCAGTGTGCGGTCGACGGGGGGAACCGATACCGAGACGATGCGGATCACCCGCGGCGGACTCAGTCTCGATCCCCGCCTTGTCTCAGCCAGGGCGAGCGTGCTCGGCTCACGATTGATGCTGCTGATCATCCGCGACGTCACGGAGCAGGAGCGCCTCGATCAGATGCGTACCGACTTCGTGGCCAACACCAGTCATGAGCTGAAGACGCCGGTCGGTGCTGTCAGTCTCCTCGCCGAGGCGATCGAGTCCGCGGCAGACGATCCCGCCCAGGTGCGGATCTTCGCTGCGCGGATCCTCGCCGAGGCGACCAGGCTCGGTCAGCTCACCGGCCGCATCATGAGCCTCTCCCGCTTGCAGGCGGCAGACGGCCTCGCAGAGGTGAATCCGGTCGCGATCGACGAGGTGATCACCGCCTCGATCGAAGCGAACGGCGTGCAGGCGGATTCCGCGGGCGTCGAGCTCACCCGTGGCGGCGACCGCGGTGTGTGGGTGCGCGGTGATGCGCAGATCCTCATCGAAGCGGTCGGTAACCTCATCGCCAACGCCATCGTCTACTCGCCTCGCGGCTCGCGCGTCGGCGTCGGGGTCAAGGCCGACGGCGACATCGTGGAGATCGCCGTCGCGGATCAGGGCATCGGCATCTCGGAGACCGATCGCGAGCGGATCTTCGAGCGCTTCTACCGCGCCGACGAGGCCCGCTCCCGCCGCACCGGCGGCACCGGCCTCGGCCTGTCGATCGTCAAGCACGCGACGCAGCGCCACGGCGGCGAGGTGCTCCTGTGGTCGCGGCCGGGACGCGGCTCCACCTTCACCATCCGGCTGCCGCGCATCGATGCGCCGGAGTTCGTCGACCTGGACCAGAAGCGCAAGAAGCGCGAGAAGAAGCAGGCACGCAAAGCGGCGAAGGCCGCCAAAGCTGCCGTATCCGCGCGCACCCGAAACGGAGAACTCATATGA
- a CDS encoding DNA modification methylase: MKSRLVAAAAVSALVLLGATGCTFLTPQATTIEYPSSDGVNVSDADGPLVVRNAFIVATEDGSIGNLVGAIVNPTEERATMTITLAGIAPFVVTVSAGETISLGADAEPLRIIDLDSMPGSTVEIHFQSGDSTGTKAEIPVLDGSLPYYADLVPSEAKPVSVPESTPVPVPTDTATSAPSN, translated from the coding sequence GTGAAATCGCGCCTTGTCGCCGCTGCTGCTGTCAGCGCCCTCGTTCTTCTCGGCGCAACGGGGTGCACCTTCCTCACGCCTCAGGCGACGACGATCGAGTATCCCTCGTCCGACGGCGTGAACGTCTCCGACGCCGACGGCCCTCTCGTCGTCCGCAACGCCTTCATCGTCGCCACCGAGGACGGCTCCATCGGCAACCTCGTCGGTGCGATCGTGAACCCCACCGAAGAGCGCGCCACGATGACGATCACACTCGCGGGCATCGCCCCGTTCGTGGTCACCGTCTCGGCCGGCGAGACGATCAGCCTCGGCGCCGACGCTGAGCCGCTGCGCATCATCGACCTCGACAGCATGCCCGGCTCCACGGTCGAGATCCACTTCCAGTCCGGAGATTCCACCGGCACGAAGGCCGAGATCCCCGTGCTGGACGGATCCCTCCCCTACTACGCAGACCTGGTGCCTTCCGAGGCGAAGCCGGTATCCGTGCCGGAGAGCACCCCCGTACCGGTGCCGACCGACACCGCGACGTCCGCTCCTTCGAACTGA
- the phoU gene encoding phosphate signaling complex protein PhoU translates to MREVFHQSLEDLQSKLVEIADLVTVSIDKATRAFATSDVALAEEVIADDANIDALAITLDEQAIEILARQQPVARDLRIVVTALRVSASLERMGDMSEHIAQLARLRFPERAIPKGLKGTFVKMGELDVEISRTLSELLRTQDLRYADIIRNADDDVDELHATVFEKVLSDNWKGEATATVDATLASRYHERFADHAVAVAKKVVYLATGDWQVDEQDIPLAVEQQVQGHA, encoded by the coding sequence ATGCGCGAAGTCTTCCACCAGTCCCTCGAGGATCTGCAGTCCAAGCTCGTAGAGATCGCTGACCTCGTCACGGTGTCGATCGACAAGGCGACGCGTGCGTTCGCGACGAGCGATGTGGCGTTGGCCGAAGAGGTCATCGCCGACGACGCCAACATCGACGCCCTCGCCATCACCCTCGACGAGCAGGCCATCGAGATCCTCGCCCGTCAGCAGCCGGTCGCGCGCGATCTGCGCATCGTGGTGACGGCACTCCGGGTGAGCGCCTCGCTGGAGCGCATGGGCGACATGTCCGAGCACATCGCGCAGCTCGCCCGACTGCGCTTCCCCGAGCGCGCCATCCCGAAGGGCCTCAAGGGCACTTTCGTGAAGATGGGCGAGCTGGACGTCGAGATCTCCCGCACCCTGTCCGAACTGCTGCGCACGCAGGACCTCCGTTACGCCGACATCATCCGCAACGCGGACGACGATGTCGACGAGTTGCACGCCACCGTGTTCGAGAAGGTCCTCAGCGACAACTGGAAGGGCGAGGCGACGGCGACGGTCGACGCGACGCTCGCCAGCCGCTACCACGAGCGCTTCGCCGATCACGCGGTCGCCGTCGCGAAGAAGGTCGTCTACCTCGCGACCGGCGACTGGCAGGTCGACGAGCAAGACATCCCCCTCGCCGTCGAGCAGCAGGTGCAGGGACACGCGTAG
- a CDS encoding NAD(P)H-binding protein has product MRIAITTPNGHVGHHLARALVRAGVRPLLVMRDRSRMDDELREVADVAEADSLNAGEVVDVTRGVDALYWVDPPSMNDDPLADYARATEAVTAAVTANGIGRVVFQSSVGAEKRHGAGEIDGLAATEMALDELDIYVTHLRCGYFFTNLVMQLDAIRSGRIPVLLPPDSRMSWVAPRDIADVAAGLLLSTSWSGRRVQAVHGPADLSWNDVAAILATERGTPVKAEQIADDEMRRIYLSAGISQSAAEALLGMSTGLRDGFTPEQARTVVSTTPTTLRSWVSEELTHDL; this is encoded by the coding sequence ATGCGCATCGCAATCACCACCCCCAACGGCCACGTCGGACACCACCTCGCACGCGCCCTCGTCAGGGCGGGAGTGCGGCCCCTCCTCGTCATGCGCGACAGGAGTCGAATGGACGACGAGCTGCGGGAGGTCGCTGACGTCGCCGAAGCCGACTCCCTGAACGCCGGGGAGGTCGTTGACGTGACTCGCGGCGTTGACGCCCTGTACTGGGTCGACCCGCCGTCGATGAACGACGACCCGCTCGCGGACTACGCGAGGGCGACCGAGGCTGTGACGGCCGCGGTCACCGCCAACGGCATAGGTCGGGTCGTCTTCCAGAGCAGCGTCGGAGCCGAGAAGCGCCACGGCGCCGGCGAGATCGACGGGCTCGCCGCGACGGAGATGGCCCTGGATGAGCTCGACATCTACGTCACGCACCTGCGCTGCGGATATTTCTTCACGAACCTGGTCATGCAGCTCGACGCGATCCGGTCTGGAAGGATTCCGGTGCTGCTGCCGCCAGACTCCCGGATGAGCTGGGTGGCCCCGCGAGACATCGCGGACGTGGCCGCCGGCCTGCTCCTGAGCACGTCATGGTCCGGACGCCGGGTGCAGGCCGTCCACGGACCTGCGGATCTCAGTTGGAACGATGTCGCCGCGATCTTGGCGACGGAACGAGGAACTCCCGTGAAGGCCGAGCAGATCGCGGACGATGAGATGCGACGCATCTACCTGTCTGCGGGCATCTCGCAGTCCGCAGCGGAAGCACTGCTCGGCATGTCAACGGGACTGCGCGACGGTTTCACACCGGAACAGGCTCGCACGGTCGTGTCGACCACGCCCACCACTCTGAGATCGTGGGTCAGCGAAGAACTGACCCACGATCTCTGA
- a CDS encoding WYL domain-containing protein, translating to MATPTERALQLLSLLQGGGELPVDMLARRLEVSERTVRRDARRLRDLGYDVSARTGPGASYRLRPSVKIPPLLLSEDEIAAVAVGLGMLAAWEPADEAAASAAAKLTSLLPPRLARRARAVSLSTQVLHADRPAIDMATMGVLADAVANATRVRFAYRDSRERASLRQVEPYRHVLRGNRWYLVGFDVDRDAWRLFRLDRIRDAESGSERAAERAFPEESVEQWLATDFGREPKSPVGDDARSSPTGDRRER from the coding sequence ATGGCGACGCCGACGGAACGCGCACTGCAGTTGCTCTCGCTCTTGCAAGGAGGAGGCGAGCTGCCCGTCGACATGCTCGCTCGACGACTCGAGGTGAGCGAACGCACGGTGCGGCGTGATGCCAGGCGATTGCGCGACCTCGGATATGACGTGAGCGCCCGGACAGGTCCTGGCGCGAGTTATCGGCTGCGCCCGAGCGTGAAGATCCCGCCGCTGCTGCTCAGCGAGGATGAGATCGCCGCAGTCGCGGTCGGACTCGGGATGCTCGCCGCGTGGGAACCCGCCGATGAAGCCGCCGCATCTGCGGCCGCCAAGCTGACGTCGTTGCTGCCGCCGCGGCTGGCGCGACGGGCGCGCGCCGTGTCCCTGTCGACCCAGGTGCTGCACGCGGATCGTCCGGCGATCGACATGGCCACGATGGGGGTGCTCGCCGATGCTGTCGCGAACGCGACGCGGGTGCGGTTCGCCTACAGGGACAGCCGCGAGCGTGCGTCGCTGAGGCAGGTGGAGCCGTACCGGCACGTCCTGCGGGGCAATCGCTGGTACCTCGTCGGTTTTGACGTGGATCGGGATGCCTGGCGATTGTTCCGACTCGATCGCATCCGTGACGCCGAGAGTGGGTCCGAGCGTGCGGCGGAGCGGGCGTTCCCCGAGGAGTCAGTGGAGCAGTGGTTGGCGACAGACTTCGGTCGCGAGCCGAAATCCCCCGTCGGGGACGACGCGAGGTCGTCCCCGACGGGGGATCGGCGAGAGCGGTGA
- a CDS encoding folate-binding protein, with protein sequence MAGFAEIEGAVAGDRGFAHFGDPIREQRRLIAGTAIAPLDDRMIVEVTGPERLSWLDSITSQSVARLAPGESTELLVLDPQGRVEHAAGVLDDGTTAWLIADAADAEPLGAWLSRMVFRTQVTVAVRPDLALLGFVDGGTAAATATAAAFTPNGTALVWADPWQQVRAGGHQYAEIADHPGAGLAWRVAILEAAPAEALAAALAHDEVAGLLAAEALRVAAWRPRWAAEVDERSLPHELDWIRSAVHLSKGCYRGQETVAKVHNLGHPPRRLAALHLDGSDDVLPASGAPVFAGDDEVGHITSAVRHHEEGPIALAILSRRTPIGDLVVRADGVDIAAAQQVIVPADAGATADIPRLTRLSRRPTAPDPRDG encoded by the coding sequence GTGGCCGGCTTCGCGGAGATCGAGGGAGCCGTCGCCGGCGACCGAGGTTTCGCGCACTTCGGCGATCCGATCCGGGAGCAGCGCCGGCTCATCGCCGGCACGGCGATCGCACCGCTCGATGACCGCATGATCGTCGAGGTCACCGGTCCGGAACGCCTGAGCTGGCTGGATTCGATCACCTCCCAGTCGGTCGCGCGCTTGGCGCCGGGCGAGAGCACGGAACTGCTCGTCCTCGACCCCCAGGGCCGAGTGGAGCACGCCGCCGGTGTACTCGACGACGGGACCACGGCCTGGCTGATCGCCGACGCCGCTGATGCGGAACCGCTCGGCGCCTGGCTGTCCCGCATGGTCTTCCGCACGCAGGTCACCGTGGCGGTCCGGCCGGATCTCGCGCTTCTCGGTTTCGTCGACGGCGGCACGGCGGCCGCGACGGCGACGGCCGCGGCCTTCACGCCGAACGGCACCGCCCTGGTGTGGGCCGACCCCTGGCAGCAGGTGCGCGCCGGCGGGCACCAGTACGCCGAGATCGCAGATCACCCCGGAGCCGGCCTGGCCTGGCGAGTGGCGATCCTCGAGGCGGCACCGGCCGAGGCCCTCGCCGCCGCGCTCGCTCATGATGAGGTCGCCGGCCTCCTCGCTGCGGAGGCCTTGCGGGTAGCGGCCTGGCGACCGCGCTGGGCGGCTGAAGTCGATGAGCGCTCCCTGCCGCACGAGTTGGACTGGATCCGCAGTGCGGTGCATCTCAGCAAGGGCTGCTACCGCGGCCAGGAGACGGTCGCCAAGGTGCACAACCTCGGTCACCCGCCGCGCCGGCTGGCGGCTCTGCATCTCGATGGCAGTGACGACGTGCTTCCGGCATCCGGAGCGCCGGTGTTCGCGGGCGATGACGAGGTCGGTCACATCACCTCCGCCGTTCGTCACCATGAGGAAGGACCGATCGCGCTCGCCATCCTCTCTCGGCGCACTCCGATCGGCGACCTCGTCGTCCGCGCGGACGGGGTCGACATCGCGGCGGCGCAGCAGGTGATCGTTCCGGCGGATGCTGGTGCGACGGCCGATATCCCGCGACTCACGCGCCTCTCCCGCCGACCGACGGCACCGGATCCCCGGGACGGCTGA
- a CDS encoding FABP family protein, translating into MLELPTDLPADIVPLSWLIGVWEGTGVIDYTIGERRLQGEFAHRVSFSHDGGPFLNYSGTATFTADDDSDPVQLIAEVGFWRLSRAATDADAGPALLPPLEPAVVRTVDDVEELRGAGGGFPIEVSLAHADGTLELYLGEISGPRIDIASDAIVRGAGAKEYGAATRMYGLVDGHLLWAWDIAALGTSLSSHASARLAKV; encoded by the coding sequence GTGCTCGAACTGCCCACCGACCTTCCGGCCGACATCGTGCCTCTTTCTTGGCTGATCGGCGTCTGGGAGGGCACCGGCGTCATCGACTACACGATCGGCGAGCGTCGCCTGCAGGGCGAATTCGCGCACCGCGTGAGCTTCAGCCATGACGGCGGCCCGTTTCTGAACTACTCCGGTACGGCCACCTTCACCGCTGACGATGATTCCGATCCGGTCCAGCTGATTGCGGAGGTCGGGTTCTGGCGGCTGTCGCGCGCAGCGACGGATGCCGACGCGGGACCGGCGTTGCTGCCTCCGCTCGAGCCTGCCGTCGTCCGCACTGTCGACGACGTGGAAGAGCTGCGTGGCGCTGGGGGCGGCTTCCCGATCGAAGTGTCGCTCGCGCATGCCGACGGGACGCTGGAGCTGTACCTCGGCGAGATCAGCGGGCCGCGCATCGATATCGCATCCGACGCGATCGTCCGCGGTGCCGGAGCCAAGGAGTACGGTGCGGCGACGCGCATGTACGGGCTCGTCGACGGGCACCTGCTGTGGGCATGGGACATCGCCGCGCTCGGCACGTCCCTCAGCTCGCATGCGTCCGCCCGACTGGCCAAGGTCTGA
- the ispD gene encoding 2-C-methyl-D-erythritol 4-phosphate cytidylyltransferase, which produces MTLLPVPHVAIIVVAAGSGTRLDAGAPKAFVGIDSRPILRHALDGVFAAAPAQVIVVAPAGFEGDAETELLAAAGGRSDLGRVVTGGGTRQESVAAGLAALWGDVTTVLVHDAARALTPSSLIDAVAAAVTDDTGVIPTLPVVDTLKKVDGGAVVGAVDRSELAAAQTPQGFPRGHLESAYAAALASGAEYTDDAALFAAAGHAVRHIDGAARAFKITTPADLVRARQLLSAAPAPAAAIPRVGIGTDVHAFGGEGNLWLAGLEWPGEQPLSGHSDGDAVAHAIVDALLGAAGLGDIGEHFGTAHPEYAGAHAEVFLARTRDLLADAGFTIGNVSAQFQGNRPRFSARRSEAEQVLSAALGGVPVSVTATTTDGLGFPGRGEGISVTAIAMVYPAEESR; this is translated from the coding sequence GTGACTCTGCTTCCCGTGCCCCACGTGGCCATCATCGTCGTCGCGGCCGGCTCCGGCACCCGCCTCGATGCGGGGGCACCCAAGGCTTTCGTCGGCATCGACAGCCGCCCGATCCTCCGGCATGCGCTCGACGGCGTCTTCGCGGCCGCACCCGCACAGGTGATCGTCGTCGCCCCCGCCGGATTCGAGGGGGATGCCGAGACCGAACTGCTCGCCGCCGCGGGCGGGAGGAGCGATCTCGGCCGTGTCGTCACGGGCGGTGGCACGCGTCAGGAGTCGGTAGCGGCGGGGCTCGCCGCGCTCTGGGGCGACGTGACGACCGTGCTCGTGCATGATGCGGCGCGAGCGTTGACGCCGTCGTCGCTCATCGACGCCGTCGCCGCCGCCGTGACGGACGACACGGGAGTCATTCCCACGCTGCCGGTGGTGGACACCCTCAAGAAGGTCGACGGCGGCGCGGTCGTCGGTGCCGTGGACAGGTCGGAGCTCGCCGCGGCGCAGACGCCGCAGGGGTTCCCGCGCGGACACCTCGAATCCGCCTACGCGGCGGCTCTCGCCTCGGGCGCGGAGTACACCGATGATGCAGCGCTGTTCGCCGCAGCGGGCCATGCGGTCCGACACATCGACGGGGCGGCGCGCGCGTTCAAGATCACCACCCCTGCCGATCTGGTGCGCGCTCGGCAGCTGCTGTCCGCGGCTCCGGCCCCCGCCGCCGCGATCCCGCGCGTCGGCATCGGCACCGACGTGCACGCATTCGGAGGCGAGGGGAATCTCTGGCTCGCCGGTCTCGAGTGGCCGGGGGAGCAGCCGCTGTCCGGACACTCCGACGGAGATGCGGTCGCCCACGCGATTGTCGACGCCCTGTTGGGGGCGGCGGGACTCGGCGACATCGGAGAGCATTTCGGCACGGCCCACCCCGAGTACGCGGGCGCGCACGCGGAGGTCTTCCTAGCCCGCACCCGGGACCTGCTGGCGGACGCGGGGTTCACGATCGGGAACGTCTCCGCGCAGTTCCAGGGCAACCGCCCGCGATTCAGTGCTCGTCGATCGGAAGCGGAACAGGTGCTCTCTGCCGCGCTCGGCGGAGTGCCGGTGTCGGTGACCGCGACGACGACCGACGGGCTGGGATTCCCTGGGCGAGGCGAGGGCATCTCCGTGACAGCCATCGCGATGGTGTACCCGGCCGAGGAGTCCCGATGA
- a CDS encoding CarD family transcriptional regulator: MLFEVGETVVYPHHGAATIIEVKDRIIKGETKKYLKLNVTQGDLIIEVPAENVDLVGVRDVIGKEGLDHVFEVLRAPFTEEPTNWSRRYKANLEKLASGDVIKVSEVVRDLWRRDQDRGLSAGEKRMLAKARQILISELALAEKVDEDRAGAVLDEVLAS; this comes from the coding sequence ATGCTTTTTGAGGTTGGCGAAACAGTCGTCTATCCGCACCATGGGGCCGCGACCATCATCGAGGTCAAAGATCGCATCATCAAGGGCGAGACGAAGAAGTATCTGAAGCTCAACGTCACGCAGGGCGACCTGATCATCGAGGTGCCGGCGGAGAACGTCGACCTCGTCGGCGTCCGCGATGTGATCGGCAAGGAGGGCCTCGACCATGTGTTCGAGGTGCTGCGTGCCCCGTTCACCGAGGAGCCGACGAACTGGTCGCGCCGTTACAAGGCGAATCTTGAGAAACTCGCCTCCGGCGACGTGATCAAGGTCAGCGAGGTCGTGCGCGACCTGTGGCGTCGCGATCAGGACCGTGGCCTGTCCGCGGGCGAGAAGCGGATGCTGGCGAAGGCTCGCCAGATCCTCATCTCCGAGCTCGCACTCGCCGAGAAGGTCGACGAAGACAGGGCTGGTGCCGTGCTCGACGAGGTTCTCGCCTCGTAA